From one Pseudomonas sp. S35 genomic stretch:
- a CDS encoding GDP-L-fucose synthase gives MARDVNETVLVVGYRGMAGSAVVRRLSGLGYQNVLTIGRDDVDLLDQHAVRAYFAGHKIDQVYLAAAKVGGIHANNTYPADFIYDNLMIQTNVIEAAHRAGVQKLLFLGSSCIYPKLAEQPMTEQALLTGGLEPTNEPYAIAKIAGIKLCESYNRQHGRNYRSVMPTNLYGPHDNYHPDNSHVIPALLRRFHDAVEQSLEEVVVWGSGKPMREFLHVDDMAAACVHVMELEDDIYSSHTQPMLSHLNVGTGVDCTIRELAETVAKVTGFQGVLTFDASKPDGAPRKLMDVSRLKATGWEASIKLEDGLRDAYQWFVANRLEARS, from the coding sequence GTGGCTCGTGATGTGAACGAAACCGTGCTGGTTGTTGGCTATCGTGGAATGGCCGGGTCCGCTGTTGTGAGACGTCTGTCCGGGCTGGGCTATCAAAATGTGCTGACTATCGGCCGCGACGATGTTGATTTGCTCGATCAACACGCCGTGAGAGCATATTTCGCCGGTCATAAGATCGATCAGGTCTACCTGGCCGCGGCGAAAGTGGGCGGGATCCACGCCAACAACACATATCCCGCTGACTTCATCTACGACAACTTGATGATCCAGACCAACGTGATTGAAGCGGCCCACCGTGCAGGTGTACAGAAGCTGCTTTTTCTCGGGTCTTCATGCATCTATCCCAAACTTGCTGAACAGCCAATGACGGAGCAGGCACTTCTTACCGGCGGGCTTGAACCCACTAATGAGCCTTACGCGATTGCCAAGATTGCAGGTATCAAGTTGTGCGAAAGTTATAATCGCCAACACGGCCGTAATTATCGTAGTGTCATGCCGACCAATTTGTACGGCCCTCATGATAATTATCATCCGGATAATAGCCATGTCATTCCGGCATTACTGCGTCGTTTCCATGACGCAGTGGAGCAATCGCTGGAGGAAGTCGTAGTCTGGGGCAGCGGCAAGCCCATGCGTGAATTCTTGCATGTTGATGATATGGCGGCGGCCTGCGTCCATGTGATGGAGTTGGAGGACGACATTTATAGCTCACACACACAGCCTATGCTGTCTCACCTCAACGTGGGGACTGGCGTCGACTGCACCATTCGCGAGCTTGCGGAAACTGTGGCCAAGGTCACTGGCTTCCAGGGTGTCCTGACCTTTGATGCGTCCAAACCTGATGGTGCGCCACGCAAGCTGATGGACGTGTCTCGCCTGAAAGCCACCGGGTGGGAGGCGAGCATCAAGCTTGAGGACGGCTTACGGGACGCTTATCAGTGGTTCGTTGCAAACCGCCTTGAGGCGCGAAGCTGA
- a CDS encoding mannose-1-phosphate guanylyltransferase/mannose-6-phosphate isomerase: MFLPVIMAGGSGTRLWPLSRQLNPKQFLPLVDSDVTMLQATLKRLDGLEHAVPKLICNESHRFLAAEQLRQLGLEEANIILEPVGRNTAPAIALAALQALAQQSDPIMLVLAADHLILDVDAFHQSIAKALVLAEAGKLVTFAITPKHAETGYGYLQRGAAIGDGGFKVSRFVEKPDLKTAEKYLSEGDYFWNSGMFMFRASRYIQELEQFQPSIVSVCREALAKGQQDMHFTRVESTIFATSPDDSIDYAVMEKTLDAVMVPLDAGWSDIGSWSALWEASERDAQDNLFKGDVLSENTSGSYVHATHRLVATLGVEDLVIIETKDAVLVAHKDQVQDVKKIVDQLKGCNRHEYANHREVYRPWGMYDSIDSGERYQVKRITVKPGEKLSVQMHHHRAEHWIVVSGTARVTNGEKTYLVTENQSTFIPIGQIHALENPGMIPLELIEVQSGSYLGEDDIVRFEDIYGRVKG, translated from the coding sequence ATGTTTCTTCCGGTAATCATGGCGGGTGGCTCAGGCACACGTCTCTGGCCTTTATCTCGTCAGTTGAATCCCAAGCAGTTCCTGCCTTTGGTGGATTCAGACGTGACAATGCTTCAGGCGACTCTCAAACGTCTTGATGGGCTGGAACACGCCGTCCCTAAATTGATTTGCAACGAAAGCCATCGCTTTCTTGCTGCCGAACAGCTTCGGCAACTAGGCCTGGAAGAGGCCAATATTATTCTTGAACCTGTTGGTCGCAACACGGCTCCTGCGATTGCATTGGCAGCGTTGCAGGCACTGGCTCAGCAAAGCGATCCGATCATGCTCGTGCTGGCTGCCGACCACCTGATTCTGGACGTTGACGCGTTTCACCAAAGCATCGCCAAAGCCCTTGTCCTCGCAGAAGCCGGAAAACTGGTGACGTTCGCGATCACGCCTAAACACGCGGAGACGGGTTACGGTTACCTTCAGCGCGGCGCCGCGATAGGTGACGGGGGGTTCAAGGTAAGCCGCTTTGTCGAAAAGCCTGATCTGAAAACCGCCGAAAAGTACCTCTCTGAGGGGGACTACTTCTGGAACAGCGGCATGTTTATGTTTCGCGCCAGTCGTTATATTCAAGAACTCGAGCAGTTTCAGCCGAGCATTGTTTCCGTGTGCCGTGAAGCGTTGGCCAAAGGCCAGCAGGACATGCACTTCACTCGGGTGGAAAGCACGATCTTCGCGACCAGCCCTGACGATTCCATCGACTATGCCGTCATGGAGAAAACGCTGGACGCGGTGATGGTTCCCCTTGATGCAGGCTGGAGTGATATTGGTTCCTGGTCGGCTTTGTGGGAAGCGAGCGAAAGAGACGCGCAAGACAACCTATTCAAAGGCGATGTTCTGTCTGAAAACACCTCGGGCAGCTATGTCCATGCGACGCATCGTTTGGTTGCCACCTTGGGTGTAGAAGACTTGGTCATTATTGAGACCAAGGATGCTGTTCTCGTTGCCCACAAGGATCAGGTTCAAGACGTAAAGAAAATCGTGGACCAACTCAAAGGCTGCAACCGTCACGAGTACGCCAATCACCGTGAGGTGTATCGACCTTGGGGAATGTATGACTCCATCGACAGCGGCGAGCGTTATCAGGTCAAGCGAATCACGGTAAAACCCGGTGAGAAGCTCTCGGTCCAAATGCATCATCATCGCGCCGAGCACTGGATCGTCGTAAGTGGGACTGCACGGGTTACCAATGGTGAAAAAACCTACTTGGTGACTGAAAACCAGTCGACCTTTATACCCATCGGTCAAATTCACGCATTGGAAAACCCGGGGATGATTCCTCTTGAGTTGATTGAGGTTCAGTCCGGTTCTTATCTGGGCGAGGATGATATCGTTCGCTTCGAAGATATCTACGGCCGTGTGAAGGGTTGA
- a CDS encoding glycosyltransferase family 2 protein, translating into MKISIITVCYNSASTIRDTLESVCSQRYDNIEYIVIDGASKDATLDIISEYKGSISTLLSEPDKGIYDAMNKGIKLATGDYVGILNSDDVFSGPSTIEDLVTFLKANPACDAAYANLVFVKRDNTDVVTRTYSSASFSPWKIRFGFMIPHPTFYARRGLFEQHGDYKTGYRVSADFELMTRFITRGIKLARHDSTMVKMRQGGISTTGFWWRIHQNMEIVRACRENGIYTNIFMIGLKIPFKIASYFFK; encoded by the coding sequence TTGAAGATTTCCATAATCACCGTTTGCTATAACAGTGCCTCGACCATCCGGGATACATTAGAGTCTGTCTGCTCACAGCGTTATGACAATATCGAGTACATCGTTATTGATGGCGCATCAAAGGACGCCACGCTTGATATTATTTCAGAATACAAAGGCTCTATATCGACCCTGTTGAGCGAACCCGATAAGGGGATTTATGATGCCATGAACAAAGGCATAAAATTAGCGACAGGCGATTATGTGGGGATCCTTAATTCAGATGACGTCTTCTCGGGGCCTTCAACTATTGAGGACCTGGTCACTTTTCTGAAAGCGAACCCAGCGTGCGATGCGGCTTATGCGAATCTGGTATTCGTCAAGCGCGATAATACCGACGTGGTCACCCGCACGTATTCATCGGCGAGCTTCTCACCCTGGAAAATTCGCTTTGGTTTCATGATTCCGCATCCGACTTTTTATGCGCGTAGAGGCCTTTTCGAACAGCACGGAGACTATAAAACGGGCTATCGTGTCTCCGCAGATTTTGAGTTGATGACTCGTTTCATCACGCGCGGTATCAAGTTGGCCCGGCATGACAGCACGATGGTGAAAATGCGCCAGGGCGGGATCAGCACTACCGGATTCTGGTGGAGAATCCATCAGAACATGGAAATTGTCAGGGCGTGCCGCGAGAATGGAATATATACCAATATTTTCATGATCGGCTTGAAGATTCCTTTCAAAATTGCCAGTTATTTCTTCAAATGA
- a CDS encoding NAD-dependent epimerase/dehydratase family protein, with translation MNPVSKVLLTGATGFVGAEILAQLLQRSDHSVVIASRTESATLAPQCRVHTLGNFGAETAWYEALNDVDCVVHVAGRAHVLEKEVDALELFREANTRATLNLARQSAASGVKRFVFISSIAVNGAFTTGMPFTEDSDPSPSTDYAISKFEAEAGLMEIANTTDMEVVIIRPPLVYAANAPGNFRRLLKLVSTGIPLPLGRVNNRRSMIALENLVDLILVCINHPAAGNQVFLASDGEDVSTGQLITYLAKGMGRGGLLIPLPVALLRILATLGGKQGIYTQLCGSLQIDSCKAVNLLGWTRPLTAEVALKSAGRKYSERVAAS, from the coding sequence ATGAATCCGGTCAGCAAGGTTCTACTTACCGGTGCGACAGGGTTCGTAGGCGCAGAAATTCTGGCGCAACTGTTACAGCGTTCCGATCATTCGGTTGTTATAGCGTCTCGAACAGAAAGTGCGACGCTTGCTCCTCAGTGCCGCGTTCACACGCTCGGAAATTTTGGTGCTGAGACGGCATGGTATGAGGCACTGAACGATGTTGATTGTGTCGTCCACGTAGCCGGGCGCGCGCATGTCCTGGAAAAGGAAGTCGATGCGCTGGAACTCTTCAGGGAGGCCAACACTCGCGCTACGCTCAATCTTGCCAGGCAGTCAGCGGCTTCGGGTGTAAAGCGTTTTGTGTTCATCAGTTCGATCGCTGTAAACGGTGCGTTTACGACGGGCATGCCGTTCACCGAAGACTCTGATCCCTCCCCGAGCACGGATTATGCAATTTCAAAATTCGAGGCCGAAGCAGGGCTGATGGAGATTGCGAACACGACGGACATGGAGGTTGTGATCATCCGACCTCCGCTGGTTTACGCGGCCAATGCCCCCGGCAATTTTCGTCGACTACTGAAACTCGTCAGCACAGGGATCCCCTTGCCATTGGGGCGCGTTAACAATCGCCGCAGCATGATAGCCTTGGAAAACCTGGTTGATCTGATCCTTGTTTGCATCAATCACCCGGCAGCGGGTAACCAAGTCTTCCTTGCCTCTGATGGTGAAGATGTTTCCACCGGGCAATTGATCACCTATTTAGCGAAAGGGATGGGGCGAGGCGGTCTACTGATTCCGCTCCCCGTCGCTTTATTGCGAATACTCGCAACGCTTGGCGGTAAACAGGGTATTTATACTCAACTTTGCGGTTCTTTACAGATTGACTCATGCAAAGCAGTCAACTTACTAGGGTGGACGCGCCCACTTACGGCTGAAGTTGCCTTGAAGTCGGCGGGTAGAAAATACAGTGAACGGGTTGCTGCTTCGTAA